In a genomic window of Theropithecus gelada isolate Dixy chromosome 15, Tgel_1.0, whole genome shotgun sequence:
- the ATP6V1G1 gene encoding V-type proton ATPase subunit G 1: MASQSQGIQQLLQAEKRAAEKVSEARKRKNRRLKQAKEEAQAEIEQYRLQREKEFKAKEAAALGSHGSCSTEVEKETQEKMTILQTYFRQNRDEVLDNLLAFVCDIRPEIHENYRING, encoded by the exons ATGGCTAGTCAGTCGCAGGGGATTCAGCAGCTGCTGCAGGCCGAGAAGCGGGCAGCCGAGAAGGTGTCCGAGGCCCGTAAAA gaaagaaccggaggctgaagcaggccaAAGAAGAAGCTCAGGCTGAAATTGAACAGTACCGCCTGCAGAGGGAGAAAGAATTCAAGGCCAAGGAAGCTGCG GCATTGGGATCCCATGGCAGTTGCAGCACTGAAGTGGAGAAGGAGACCCAGGAGAAGATGACCATCCTCCAGACCTACTTCCGGCAGAACAGGGATGAAGTCTTGGATAACCTCTTGGCTTTTGTCTGTGACATTCGGCCAGAAATCCATGAAAACTACCGCATAAATGGatag